A portion of the Nitrospinaceae bacterium genome contains these proteins:
- the hemL gene encoding glutamate-1-semialdehyde 2,1-aminomutase, with protein MRTHQRSEALFAEAREHIPGGVDSPVRAFLGVGGTPLFIDRGQGSHIWDADGNEYVDYVLSWGPLILGHAHPRVVEAVREAASRGMSFGAPTESETVLAELVQEAYPSMELLRFVNSGTEATMSAIRVARGFTGRDLIVKFEGCYHGHADGLLVKAGSGGATLGIPDSAGVPADYARNTITLPYNDAQALENLFLKEGKDIAALILEPIGGNMGLVVPDDGFIEAVRRATKGSNSLLIFDEVMTGFRVARGGAQDIYGICPDLTTLGKVIGGGMPVGAYGGRRAVMESVAPLGPVYQAGTLSGNPLAMAAGIETLRLIKEEGLPEALEERGRQLEEGMADAARAAGVATWGIRRGSMFCTFFQEGPVRNFEDAQRSDTEMYARFFHAMQERGVSLAPSQFEVSFLSSAHTEADIEATVLAAREAFAVI; from the coding sequence GTTATTTGCAGAAGCCCGCGAGCACATACCCGGCGGGGTGGACAGCCCCGTGCGTGCGTTTCTAGGCGTGGGCGGGACACCGCTGTTCATCGATAGAGGGCAGGGGAGCCACATCTGGGACGCCGATGGAAATGAATATGTTGATTACGTCCTCTCTTGGGGCCCGCTGATTCTAGGTCATGCGCATCCGCGAGTTGTCGAGGCGGTTCGCGAGGCGGCCTCTCGTGGTATGAGCTTTGGCGCCCCGACGGAGTCTGAGACCGTTCTGGCTGAACTGGTCCAGGAGGCCTATCCGTCGATGGAGCTTTTGCGCTTCGTCAACTCTGGCACCGAGGCCACGATGTCGGCTATCCGCGTCGCCCGCGGCTTCACCGGGCGCGATCTCATCGTCAAATTTGAGGGCTGCTACCATGGCCACGCGGACGGGCTTCTCGTCAAGGCGGGAAGCGGGGGCGCGACTCTCGGCATACCTGATAGCGCCGGTGTTCCGGCAGATTATGCGCGAAATACGATTACGCTTCCCTACAATGATGCGCAGGCTTTAGAGAACTTGTTTCTCAAAGAGGGCAAGGATATCGCCGCTCTCATCCTAGAGCCTATAGGTGGGAATATGGGGCTCGTTGTTCCTGATGACGGTTTTATCGAGGCGGTTAGGCGTGCGACCAAGGGCTCAAACTCTTTGCTCATTTTTGATGAGGTAATGACGGGCTTTCGTGTTGCGAGGGGAGGGGCGCAGGATATTTATGGCATTTGTCCTGATCTGACGACATTGGGAAAAGTTATTGGCGGCGGCATGCCGGTGGGCGCCTATGGCGGCAGGCGCGCAGTCATGGAATCAGTCGCGCCTTTGGGGCCAGTTTATCAGGCGGGGACGCTCTCCGGGAATCCCTTGGCAATGGCTGCGGGTATCGAGACGCTTCGTTTAATCAAGGAAGAGGGGTTGCCCGAGGCGCTTGAGGAGCGAGGCCGCCAGCTTGAGGAAGGGATGGCCGACGCCGCTCGTGCGGCGGGAGTCGCAACATGGGGCATACGCCGGGGCTCTATGTTCTGCACGTTCTTTCAGGAGGGCCCGGTGCGCAATTTTGAGGATGCTCAACGATCTGACACCGAAATGTATGCCCGCTTCTTCCACGCCATGCAAGAGCGGGGTGTTTCCTTGGCCCCGAGCCAATTCGAGGTCAGCTTCCTTTCCTCCGCCCATACTGAGGCCGATATCGAGGCGACTGTTCTTGCCGCTCGAGAGGCGTTTGCTGTGATTTAG